The proteins below come from a single Sander vitreus isolate 19-12246 chromosome 15, sanVit1, whole genome shotgun sequence genomic window:
- the LOC144530080 gene encoding SUMO-conjugating enzyme UBC9-like, translating to MSGIALSRLSQERKAWRKDHPFGFVAVPTKNPDGTMNLMNWECAIPGKKGTLWEGGLYKLRMLFKDDYPSSPPKCKFEPPIFHPNVYPSGTVCLSILEEDKDWRPAITIKQILLGIQELLNEPNIQDPAQAEAYTIYCQNRMDYEKRVRAQAKKFAPT from the exons ATGTCTGGCATCGCTCTTAGCAGACTGTCCCAGGAACGCAAAGCCTGGAGGAAAGACCATCCGTTT GGTTTTGTTGCTGTGCCCACGAAGAATCCTGATGGGACCATGAATCTGATGAACTGGGAGTGTGCCATTCCTGGGAAGAAAGGA ACCTTGTGGGAGGGAGGACTCTACAAACTCAGAATGCTGTTCAAAGATGACTACCCTTCCTCACCACCCAAAT GCAAGTTTGAGCCACCAATATTCCACCCAAATGTCTACCCATCTGGCACAGTGTGTCTGTCCATCCTGGAGGAGGACAAAGACTGGAGGCCTGCCATCACCATCAAACAG ATCCTGTTGGGTATCCAGGAGCTGCTGAATGAGCCCAACATTCAAGACCCAGCACAAGCAGAGGCGTACACAATTTACTG TCAGAACAGGATGGACTATGAGAAGCGGGTAAGGGCACAGGCCAAGAAGTTTGCCCCCACATAG